In Henningerozyma blattae CBS 6284 chromosome 7, complete genome, a single genomic region encodes these proteins:
- the AFG1 gene encoding Afg1p (similar to Saccharomyces cerevisiae AFG1 (YEL052W); ancestral locus Anc_5.520) — MNTPLTCTLRRLINKNKLYQGFLFARSLNTITNKPIRSPLDEYQRLVKINQLKDDPFQRSILKDLESLHTDLLNYMSPTLPNHKPINHKYGSIFNKFASILKNKNNPKNGQIKLNIPKGIYLYGDVGCGKTMLMDLFYNTIPSHLSKRRIHFHQFMQTIHKRSHDLKTELEQEAKKSKNVDTDPIPTLAWEIARNSRILCFDEFQVTDVADAMLLRRLLMMLISNDHGVILFATSNRKPDDLYINGVQRDSFIPCIELIKNQTNVICLDSKTDYRKIPKPISSVYYFPNPDELYDSKLVQTKRINHVNEWYHYFGQIDSDASQSTTSNDVHTTHYNFKLTTWGRELNVPKCVPQRVAQFTFKELCGSPLAAGDYLTLASNFKSFVVTDIPYLSIYVRDEIRRFITFLDAVYDNGGKLAVTSASDFSHLFVEAEDILNDFQLKPKDQIEKNIAKLNTLKKEEIKKDKVSEVDLIEEHGFSKDVAHTAARFFVDEERFAFARALSRLSQMSSTEWVEK; from the coding sequence ATGAATACCCCTCTTACATGCACATTAAGACGgcttataaataaaaataagttATACCAAGGATTTCTTTTTGCGCGGTCTTTAAATACAATAACAAACAAACCAATCCGATCTCCTCTGGATGAATACCAGAGGTTAGTAAAAATTAACCAACTAAAAGATGATCCTTTTCAAAGGTCTATTCtaaaagatttagaatCGTTACATACTGATTTACTCAATTATATGTCCCCAACTCTACCAAATCATAAACCTATTAATCATAAATATGGttccatttttaataaGTTTGCATCTATTTTaaagaacaaaaataatCCTAAAAATGGACAAATTAAACTAAATATACCAAAGGGTATCTACCTATACGGTGATGTAGGCTGTGGTAAAACAATGCTAATggatttattttataatacaaTACCAAGCCATTTAtcaaaaagaagaattcaTTTCCATCAATTTATGCAAACAATTCATAAAAGATCTCATGATCTTAAAACTGAATTAGAACAGGAGGCAAAGAAGTCAAAGAATGTTGATACAGATCCAATCCCTACTTTAGCTTGGGAAATTGCaagaaattcaagaatATTATGTTTTGATGAATTCCAAGTTACTGATGTTGCTGATGCAATGCTATTAAGAAGATTGTTAATGATGctaatttcaaatgatcATGGTGTGATCTTGTTTGCCACCTCAAATAGAAAACCTGATGATCTTTATATAAATGGTGTTCAAAGAGATAGCTTTATTCCTTGCATTGAGTTAATTAAGAATCAAACAAATGTGATATGCTTGGATTCGAAGACTGACTATAGGAAGATTCCTAAACCTATATCCTcagtttattatttcccTAACCCTGATGAGCTATATGATTCAAAATTAGTTCAAACAAAGAGAATTAATCATGTCAATGAATggtatcattattttggtCAAATTGATAGCGATGCTTCTCAAAGTACAACCTCCAACGATGTTCATACCActcattataattttaaattaaccACATGGGGTAGAGAGTTAAATGTACCAAAATGTGTTCCTCAAAGAGTGGCCCAATTTACTTTCAAAGAACTATGTGGAAGTCCTCTTGCAGCCGGTGATTATTTAACTTTAGCATCTAACTTCAAATCATTTGTTGTTACAGATATTCCATACTTATCTATCTATGTTCGTGACGAAATCCGTAGATTTATTACATTTTTAGATGCAGTATATGATAACGGTGGTAAACTAGCAGTCACATCCGCTTCTGATTTCTCACATTTATTCGTGGAGGCTGAGGACATTTTGAAcgattttcaattgaaaccAAAAGATcagattgaaaaaaacattgcaaaattaaatactCTAAAAAAAGAGGagattaaaaaagataaagtTTCAGAAgttgatttaattgaagaaCACGGGTTTTCAAAAGATGTAGCCCATACTGCGGCTAGATTTTTTGTAGATGAGGAACGATTTGCATTTGCTAGAGCTTTGAGTAGATTATCTCAAATGAGTTCTACTGAATGGGTCGAAAAATAG